In Pseudonocardia sp. DSM 110487, the sequence GGTGCAGCTCGGGAGGCATGAGCCGATCGTGCCCCGAACCCGCCACTCGCCGAGGGCGAACGCGGAAATCATTGTGGCCCAGAGCACGTTGTGGAGGCGTGGGGGAAATCACCGGGGATGTCGTCGTCGTGGGTGCCGGCCCTGCCGGCCTCGTACTCGCTCGTCTGCTCCACCGGGCCGGAATCCCGGTCACGGTGTTCGAACGCCGGTCCCGAGCCGAGCTGACAGCGCGGCCAGGGGCGGGCCTGATCGAGTACCGCACCGTAGAGCTGCTGCGCGCCGTCGGGATCGCGGATGTGGATCTCGAGTTCACGATGCGGAACGGCCGCATGGAGTTCCGGACGCCGACCGCGTCCACGGTGTTCGACTACGGCCGCCTCACCGGCGACCGCCCGAACTACATCTACCCGCAGCACCTGCTGGTCGGCGCCCTGTGCGACGTGCTGGTGGCCGACGGCGTCGACGTGCGGTTCGACACCGCTGTCGCGGCGGTGCGTCAGGACGCGGACGGCACCGCGGTCACGCTGACGGACGACACGCAGATCACCGCACGGGCCGTGGTCGGGTGCGAGGGCTCGTACAGCGTGGTCGCCAGCGCGATGACGGGCCTGCGGACCAACGAGGTGAACCTGCCCGCCCGCATCGTCGCCGTGATCGCCGACGCCCCGCCCCTGGAGGCGCACACGATCTACGGGCTGCACCCGCGTGGCTTCGCGGGGCAGATGCGCCGCGGACCCGACCAGACGCGCTACTACGTGGAGGTCCCTGGCACCGACTCGCTCGCCGATTGGCCCGAGGACCGGGTCCGCGAGGAGCTGGGGCGCCGCCTCGACATCAGCGGCAAGCTCGACGCCGTGTCGTTCGGTGAGCCGACCCTTGTCGACCTCCGCGTGCGGGTCCGCGAGCCCATGCAGGACGGGCGGCTCTTCCTCACGGGCGATGCCGCGCACCTGATCACGGCCGCGGCCGGCAAGGGGATGAACCTCGCCATCCAGGACGCCGTCGAGCTGGCCGCGGGTCTGGTGGACCGCTTCGGCCCGGCCGGCGACGGCCGCAGGCTGGCCGCGTACTCGGAGACGCGGCTGCCCGCGATCTGGCGGACCGAGGCGTTCTCGCTGTGGTACCTCCGGGTCCTGCTCGCCGGCCTCCCCGACGGCACCGAACCGGCGGGCACGGTGCCGGGCGGCTTCACGAACGGCGCGCGGGAGGGCTGGCTGGCGGCGCTTCTCGGCGACCCACTACTGGCGCGCTGGTTCGCGCACGCCTACGCCGGGGTGGACACCTCGCCGTAGGGGCCAGCTAGTGCGGTGACCACATTCGTTCGCCGGGTCTGGTCGGGTGGGGTGAAGAGCCCCAGGCCCGGGGGCCTTCGGTGGCGCCGCGGCCTCTTCAAGCCGAGGCCGCAGGGCCTCCGGTGGCGCTGCGCAGTGTGCGGGGTCGCCCCTCACGAGGCGGTTCTGGCGGGCATGATCAAGGCTTCGGCGCGGAAACGGGGAACGCGCCGAATCGGCGATCTTGCCGCGATGGCGGCCGGAGCGACAGCTGTGGCCGCCGGCGGGGCCGTCACATACACCGCGGCGCACACGTCCGAAGGCATGAGTGAGGGCCTGAAGGTGCGTGCGGGCCAGGCTCGCGTCAGGAACCGATGAACGTTGGTGGCCACCGCACTAGCTGGCTGCCGCGACGACCTCGGCCAGTCGCACCGCGGTAGCCCTGGCCTGCTCGGCCGTCGGTGCCTCGACCATCACGCGCACCAGCTGTTCGGTGCCCGAGGGCCGCAGCAACACGCGTCCCGAACCGCCGAGCTCGACCTCGGCCTTCTCGACCGCCTCGCGCACAGCCGCCGACTCGGCCACGGCCGCCTTGTCGGCCACGCGCACGTTCTCCAGCACCTGCGGGAGCGGCGCGACGATCGCGGCGAGCTCGGCAAGGGACCGCCCGGTGGCCGCCATGCGCGCCATCAGGCGCAGCGCGGTGAGCAGGCCATCGCCGGTGGTGGAGTACCGCGGCAAGACCACGTGTCCCGACTGCTCGCCGCCCAGGCTGTACCCGCCCTCGCGCAGCTCCTCGAGCACATACCGGTCGCCGACGGCCGTGGTGCGCACCGCGATCCCGGCCTCGCGCATCGCCAGGTGCAGGCCGAGGTTGCTCATGACGGTGGCGACGAGGGTGTCGCCGGTGAGCTCGCCGGCCTCGCTCATCGCCACGGCCAGCACGGCCATGATCTGGTCGCCGTCGACATCGGCACCAGTTGCGTCGACGGCGAGGCAGCGGTCGGCATCGCCGTCGTGGGCGATGCCGAGGTCTGCCCCGTGGGCGCGGACTGCCTCGCGCAGCGGTCCGATGTGGGTGGAGCCGCACCCGTCGTTGATGTTGAGCCCGTCCGGGTCGGCGTGCAGCGCCACGACGTCGGCACCGGCGCGCCGGTACGCCTCCGGCGCCACTGTCGACGCGGCCCCGTGCGCGCAGTCGACCACCACCCGCAGCCCGGACAGCGAGGTGTGCGTGACGGCGAGCAGGTGATCGCGATAGCGGTCTACGGCGTCGGGGAGGTCACGCACGCGGCCGATCGCCGCACCCGTTGGCCGGTCCGCCGTGGCGCCGATCCCGTCCTCGACCGCGGATTCGACGGAGTCGGGGAGCTTGTGACCACCCGCCGCGAACAGCTTGATGCCGTTGTCCGGCATCGGGTTGTGCGATGCGGAGATCATCACACCGAGGTCGGCGCCGAGGTCACCGACCAGGAACGCCACCGCCGGCGTGGGCAGGACCCCGACCCGCACCGCGTCGGCGCCGGCCGATGTGAGCCCGGCGACGACCGCGGCCTCGAGCATCTCGCCGCTCGCGCGCGGATCACGGCCGACGACGGCGACCGGGCGCCGCGAGCGGTCGCGCTCGGCCAGCACGCGGGCAGCAGACGCGGAAAGCGCCACGGCGAGCTCCGGTGTGAGGAGCTCGCCGTTGGCCAGTCCGCGGACGCCGTCGGTGCCGAACAGACGCCGTGCGCTCAAAGCGTCAGCGCTTGCTGTACTGAGGTGCCTTGCGGGCCTTCTTGAGGCCGTACTTCTTGCGCTCGATGACCCGCGGGTCACGGGTGAGGAAGCCGGCCTTCTTGAGCGGCGGGCGGTCCTCGGAGTCGGCCTCGATCAGCGCACGGGCGATGGCCAGCCGCAGCGCGCCGGCCTGACCGGACGTGCCGCCGCCCTTGAGGTTGGCGAAGATGTCGAAGCGCTCTGTCTTCTCGACCGTGACCAGCGGCTCCCGGATCAGCTGCTGGTGCAGCTTGTTCGGGAAGTACTCCTCCAGCGACTTGCCGTTGAGCCGGAAGGAACCGGACCCCGGCATGAGCCGCACGCGGACGACGGCCTCCTTGCGGCGGCCGACGGTCTGGATCGGGCGGTCGGAGTAGACGGCCGGGATCTCGGGCAGCGCGACGTCGGCGGCGATCTCGGTGTCGAACTCGTCGGCCTCGTCGGCCGCGTCGGCGATCTCGGTGGCCTCGGCGTCGACCGCGGCCTCCTCGACGGCGTCGAACTCGGACTCGGGCGTGGTCACGGGCTGTCCCTCTTCTGGCGTGGTCGCTTCTGGCGTGGTCACTGGGCGACCTGGGTGATCTCGAACGCGGCCGGCTTCTGCGCGGCGTGCGGGTGCTCGGGGCCTGCGTAGACCTTGAGCTTCTTGGCCATCGCGCGGCCGAGGCGGTTCTTCGGGAGCATGCCCTTGATCGCCTTCTCGACGAGCCGGTCCGGGTGCTTCTCGATCATCTCGCCGACCGAGCGCTGCTTGAGACCGCCGGGGAAGCCGCTGTGCCGGTAGACGAACTTGTTGTCCCGCTTGGTGCCGGAGACGGCGATCTTCTCGGCGTTGACGATGACCACGAAGTCGCCCGTGTCCATGTGCGGGGCGTACGTCGGCTTGTGCTTGCCGCGCAACAGGGTGGCGGCGTGCGTGGCGAGGCGGCCGAGCACCACATCCGTGGCGTCGATCACGTGCCAGGCGCGAGTGATCTCGCCGGGCTTGGGGCTGTACGTGGGCACGGACCTACCTCGTCGCTGTCGTCTGCTCGTGGGAGCTGCCTCTGGTGCGCGAGTGCGGCATGCTGGGGCGCCGGGCCCGTGGGCCGGGCCGTGCTGGCCGTGTTGGCACGGCCGCGGGTTTCCACCCGCCGCACATCGAATAACGAGGGTACCCGCCGCGTCGGAGGAGGGTCAAAACGCCCCCTCCCCCGACCCTATGGATCTCACTGCCAGCGCGACGCGTTCGCCTGTTCGACCTGACGGTAGCTCTGGTTCGCCGTGCCGAGCGCGACGCCGATCTGCCCGAGAACCGTGGTGAGGTTCGCGGCCGCGGTGTCCCACTGGCGCTGCTTGGCCTGGTACTCGGTGGCGGCCTGCCCCTCCCAGGTGGCGACCATCGGTGCCAGGAACCGCTTCAGGTCCTCCAGCCCTGAGGTCATGCGGCCCGCGACCGCGGAGACGTCCGCCTGCGCCGCCTCGAGCGCCCCGAACGTGACCTTGATCTCGCTCATTTCTTCCCCCTCAGCCCAGCGCCGCGCGGATCGCGGACATGTCGTTCGTGTGCTGGTCCTCCTGCGCCTGGTAGCTCACCCCGGAGCCCTGGATCGACTCGCCGATACCGCGCAGCGCGTCGTTCAGTGACTTGGCCTCGGCGTCCCACCGCGCCATCAGCGTGGTGAACGCGGCCGACGCCTCGCCGCGCCACGCACCGGTGAGCGGCTCGAGCCGCGTGCGTAGTGCGGCGAGGTCGGACTGCACGGTGTCGTTCACGGTGAGCACGTGCTTCGCGGCGGCCTGCATCTCCTCGACGCTGGTGCCGAATCCCTGGGTCATCCCCGCTCCCCTTCCGTCCGGATGCGCTCACGCTCGCATCGACGTCACCCACCGCGGGGCGGAATGCGGCAGATCGTTCGCAGGTGTGAACGTCAGTCGCCGCGCACGGACGCCACCACGACGGCGCAGGCCGTCCGCACCGCCTCCGCACCCGCCCGCGTGTGCCGGCAGCCGACGCTGAGCTGCGCGTCGCGGTCGAGCACGACGAACCAGTCGACGACCGTGCCGCCCGGCTCCTCCTGCCGGTAGGCGGTGACCGGGTGCCCTGCGAAGTGCGCGTCTGGGTCGTAGCCGGACAGCGCGGAGCCATCCGCGACGGCGGCGTCGTACGCGGCACGCAGCTCGGCCCGCGCCCGCTGCGGCTCGGCGGCCGTGTCGTAGCCGAGCGAGGAATGCTCGACCGCGATCAGGTCGCTGCCCTCGGGCGCGGCCAGCGGGGTGAGCAGCACCCTCCGCCGCTCGGGCAGCCCGCCGGTGTGTTCCCAGCCGGCAGGCACGTCGAGCCGGTAGCCGTACTGAGCGAGGACACCCACCGGCACGGCGTCGGCCGCGGCCGGGGTCATGAGCCGACCAAGCAGGAGCAGCGCCACGACGGCGGCGACAGCGAGAGTCGCCAGGAGCGCCACCCGCAGCGGTCGCCGCGGACGGGCCGGCAGCGCGGGCAGGTACGACGCACCCTGGAGCCGTGCCGCTCGCCCGGGAGAGCGGTACCGCTCCGATGTGTGTTGCAGGGCACCCAGTACCGCGGCCGCCTCCGGGCGGGGAGCCACCTCCGCCTCCGCGATACCCGCCTCGTCCACCAGTTGCGCCAGCAGCGGGGTGCGGGCCAGCCCGCCGATGAGCAGGACGCGCGGGGCGCCGGCCAGCACCTCCCGCAGCGCGGCCACCGCGGCCGCCAGCGGCTCGGCGAGCAGCGGCCGCACGGCCGCGGCATCGACCCCACCCGCGGCCGGGAGCAGCGTCAACGCCTCCCGCACCGCCGGGTCGCCTCCCGTGTGCGCGGCCACCAGCCCGTCGAGGTGCCGTCCGCCCACCTCCGCCGCAGCGACGGCCCGAACCGCGCCGTCCGCGCCCAGCAGGCTGGCCTCCGCCACGGACGCACCGACGTCGAGCACGGCGGCATCAGCCGGACCTGCGGCCGCGAGCGGAGCGGGCACGGTGCGGACCCGCGCCGCCAGCCCCGCGCAGTCCCGCGCCCACCGCGCAGCGCGCGCGGGCGGCCAACGCGCGGGGTGGACGAGCACCAGCTCCTCCGGCGCAGGCCCCACGAGCTCGGCGAGCAGCGCGGCGACCCCCGGCCCCGGTGCCGGAAGCTCGGCGATCAGCCATGGCGGGCCGTCCGCCTCCGCGCCCGCGACCCGGACGAACCCCGCGCCCTCCTGGACGGCGACGCGAACGGGCCGCACTAGTGCTTCCCGCCGGAGGTTCGTCGGGGGTATCGGTGGATCCAGCTTCTCGCTGGGCGTGCCGGCGGGCAGCCCTCGTACTGGGCGTACTCGGGCTGTCCGCCGGTGCGTCCAGCGTGGAGCTGGGCCGCCGAGACCCTTGGCGAACCTCCGGTGGGGAGCACTAGGCGTCCTCGTCCGGCGGCAGCCACGCGAGCTGGACGCGGCGGGGGTTCCGGCGCCGGTCGACCAGCACCCCGCGCCCCGGCGGCTCGGACGCGGGCTTGGCGGTGCCGATCAGGGCGCCCTCGTCGGAGCTGCCGTTCATGACGAGGCCGGGGGCGGTGAGCTCGCGCAACCGTCCGAGCACGGGGTCGTAGAGGGCACGGGCCGCGCCTCCCGACCGCCGGGCGACGACGAGGTGGAGCCCGACGTCCTTGGCCTGCGCGAGGAACTCCACGAGCGGCAGCAGCGGGTTCGCCGCGGCGCCGCCGGGCGCGACCAAGTCGTAGTCGTCGACGAGGACGTACACCTCGGGCCCGCTCCACCAGCTGCGTTCCCGCAGCTCCCGCGGCGTGACGTCCGGGCCGGGCAGCCGCCTGCGCAGCGAGCCTGCCACCTCGCGGGCCGCCGTCGCCGTGGCGTCGGGCGTGCTGCTGTAGCTGATCAGGTGGGAGTCGGGGACCGCGCCGAGGAGGGTGCGCCGGTGGTCGACCAGCACGATCCGCGCCTCCTCCGGCGGGAACGCCGTGACGACGCCGTGCGCGATCAGCCGCAGCAGCGTGGTCTTGCCGCTCTCCGCGTCGGCGAAGCACAGCAGGTGGGGGTCGGCTGCGGGGTCGAGCACGACCCGGGCGAGCCGTTCCTCGTCCACTCCGAGCGGGATCCCCGCGGCTCCGGGCGGCAGCCGGTCGAGGTCGATGCGTTCGGGGAGCAGCCGCACCGGGGCGAAGCCATGGCCCGGCCAGCCACCCGCGATCTCGGCCACGAGCGAAGGGAGGTCGGCGGCGGAACGATGGGGCGCGGCGACCACGGCGGGGGCGCCGTCGGCCGCGAGCCCGTGTCCGGGGCGGGCCGGCACGCCCGCGGCCCTGCGCCGGTCGACCTCGGACTCGGCCGCCTCCCCGAGCCGCAGCTCGATCCGCCCGCCAACCAGGTCCTTCAGCGCGGGCCGCAGCTCGCTCCAGCGGGTGGCGGACAGCGCGATGTGCAGCCCGTAGGACAGGCCCTGCGCGGCCAGCGGTGGCAGCCGCGACTCCAGGTCGTCGAACTCGCCCCGCAGGACGAGGTACCCGTCGATGACGAGCAGGACGTCGGTGGCCGGTTCGTCGGGGAACGCGCCGGTGGCCCGACGGGCCCTGAACTCCTCGACGGAGCCGATCCCGTGCTCGCGGAAGAGCTGTTCCCGCCGCGCGAGCACGGCCGCGAACTCGGCGACGACCCGACGCACGAGGTCCGGCTGCTGCCGGTCGGCCACCGTGCCGACGTGCGGGAGCCCGGCGAGGGCCGCCAGCGCGCCGCCGCCGAAGTCGAGCACGTGCACGCCGAGCTCGTCGGGCGTGCTGGTGAGCGCGAGCCCGAGCACGGTGGTGGCGAGCGCGGAGGATTTCCCGCTGCGCGGGGCACCGACGACGGCGAGGTGCCCGGATCCGCCTGCCAGGTCGACGACCAGCGGGTCGCGGCGCTGCTGGTAGGGCCGGTCGACGAGCCCGACGGCCACCTGCAGCGGCCCGCCCGCGAGCGCGAGCACATCGTCGATCGGCGGTGGGTCGCCCAGCGGGGGCAGCCAGACCTGGTGGGCGGGCGGGCCGGTGCCTGCCATCGCCGCGATGACGGTGTCGAAGACGCTCGGCCCGTCGGCGGTGTCCTCGTCGGGCGGCGGGGCGTCGGGCACTCGCACCGGCGCGACCTGGAACGGATGCGCGCGGGGCCGCTGCGGCGCCGGGCCGGCCGAGCGCGGCGCCGTGTCCGGCCCTGACACGTACGCCGAGCGGAACCGGACGAGCTCGCCGGTGCCGGTGGCGAGGAACGCCGATCCGGGCGCGGACGGGAGCTGGTGCGCGTCGGGCACGCCGAGGACGGCCCTCGACTCCGCGGCGGAGAACGTGCGCAGCGCGATCCGGTAGGACAGGTGCGACTCGAGCCCGCGCAGCCGCCCCTCGTCGAGGCGCTGAGAGGCCAGCAGCAGGTGCAGCCCGAGCGAGCGCCCGAGCCTGCCGATCGTGACGAGCAGGTCGATCAGCTCAGGGCGCTGCGCGAGCAGCTCGGAGAACTCGTCGACCACGACGAACAGGGCAGGCAGCGGCGGCAGGTCGGCGCCCGCGCGCCGGGCCGCCGCGTACTCGGTGACCCCGACGAGGTTGCCCGCCGCCCGCAGCAGCTCCTGCCTGCGGGTGATCTCGCCCGCGAGCGCGTCGGCCATCCGGTCGACGAGGCCGATCTCGTCGGCGAGGTTCGTGATCACGGCGGAGACGTGCGGGAGGCCGGAGAGCCCGAGGAAGGTGGCGCCGCCCTTGAAGTCGACGAGGACGAGGTTCAGCTCCTCCGAGGAGTGTGCGGCCGCAAGGCCGAGCACGAGCGTGCGCAGCAGCTCGCTCTTGCCCGAACCGGTGGCGCCGACGCACAGCCCGTGCGGCCCGCTGCCGCCCAGCGCCGCCTCCTTGAGGTCGAGGGTGACCGCGCCGCCGCTCTCGTCGAGGCCGATCGGCACGCGCAGCCGGTCGGCCTCCGAGCGCGCCCAGCGGTCCCGCAGCGCGGCGATCCCGGCCGGACCGGGCGCGAGGCCGAGCAGCGCGCGCAGCCCGGCGGGCGCAGCGGGGGCCGGGTCGCCCGCGATCGTGACGTCCGCCGCGCGGTGGCGCGCCAGCCTGCGGGCGAGCGCGCCGGCCTCCGCGACGGTCAGGGTGTCCGGGCGTCCGAGCACGGCCTGCTGCTCGTCGCCACCGCCGCGGAGCAGGAAGTCCGGGGTGACCTGCAGCCGCACCACCGACGGCGCGGGGCGCCGTCCCGTGGGCGCCCCGACGCGCAGCACGGTGACGCCCGCG encodes:
- a CDS encoding type VII secretion-associated protein: MRPVRVAVQEGAGFVRVAGAEADGPPWLIAELPAPGPGVAALLAELVGPAPEELVLVHPARWPPARAARWARDCAGLAARVRTVPAPLAAAGPADAAVLDVGASVAEASLLGADGAVRAVAAAEVGGRHLDGLVAAHTGGDPAVREALTLLPAAGGVDAAAVRPLLAEPLAAAVAALREVLAGAPRVLLIGGLARTPLLAQLVDEAGIAEAEVAPRPEAAAVLGALQHTSERYRSPGRAARLQGASYLPALPARPRRPLRVALLATLAVAAVVALLLLGRLMTPAAADAVPVGVLAQYGYRLDVPAGWEHTGGLPERRRVLLTPLAAPEGSDLIAVEHSSLGYDTAAEPQRARAELRAAYDAAVADGSALSGYDPDAHFAGHPVTAYRQEEPGGTVVDWFVVLDRDAQLSVGCRHTRAGAEAVRTACAVVVASVRGD
- the glmM gene encoding phosphoglucosamine mutase produces the protein MSARRLFGTDGVRGLANGELLTPELAVALSASAARVLAERDRSRRPVAVVGRDPRASGEMLEAAVVAGLTSAGADAVRVGVLPTPAVAFLVGDLGADLGVMISASHNPMPDNGIKLFAAGGHKLPDSVESAVEDGIGATADRPTGAAIGRVRDLPDAVDRYRDHLLAVTHTSLSGLRVVVDCAHGAASTVAPEAYRRAGADVVALHADPDGLNINDGCGSTHIGPLREAVRAHGADLGIAHDGDADRCLAVDATGADVDGDQIMAVLAVAMSEAGELTGDTLVATVMSNLGLHLAMREAGIAVRTTAVGDRYVLEELREGGYSLGGEQSGHVVLPRYSTTGDGLLTALRLMARMAATGRSLAELAAIVAPLPQVLENVRVADKAAVAESAAVREAVEKAEVELGGSGRVLLRPSGTEQLVRVMVEAPTAEQARATAVRLAEVVAAAS
- a CDS encoding WXG100 family type VII secretion target, which translates into the protein MTQGFGTSVEEMQAAAKHVLTVNDTVQSDLAALRTRLEPLTGAWRGEASAAFTTLMARWDAEAKSLNDALRGIGESIQGSGVSYQAQEDQHTNDMSAIRAALG
- the rpsI gene encoding 30S ribosomal protein S9, whose protein sequence is MTTPESEFDAVEEAAVDAEATEIADAADEADEFDTEIAADVALPEIPAVYSDRPIQTVGRRKEAVVRVRLMPGSGSFRLNGKSLEEYFPNKLHQQLIREPLVTVEKTERFDIFANLKGGGTSGQAGALRLAIARALIEADSEDRPPLKKAGFLTRDPRVIERKKYGLKKARKAPQYSKR
- the eccCa gene encoding type VII secretion protein EccCa, which gives rise to MSTRRARPAPPRMPGGELTLEPPPEPERMVPAGVLQRMLPLVMLVGSVAFIAVLGVREPTSWLFGGMFAISSLGMLLTGSGRGGGNRAAGIDEDRRDYLRYLSVLRERVRGIAAEQRAALEWSHPEPSAWPAVLRAGRMWERRPADPDFAHVRVGRGAQRIATRLVPPQTGPVDGLEPVTALALRRFLLSHAVVPDLPVALSLRASGMVWLEPAGGAGIDRVRALARAVVVQYALWHAPADALLAVVAPPSLAHEWEWVKWLPHAGHPRRHDAIGPLRMITADADDVRHWWLAELAGRAPGPGIAEPHLLVVVDDVAEGPGAWAGVAGVTVLRVGAPTGRRPAPSVVRLQVTPDFLLRGGGDEQQAVLGRPDTLTVAEAGALARRLARHRAADVTIAGDPAPAAPAGLRALLGLAPGPAGIAALRDRWARSEADRLRVPIGLDESGGAVTLDLKEAALGGSGPHGLCVGATGSGKSELLRTLVLGLAAAHSSEELNLVLVDFKGGATFLGLSGLPHVSAVITNLADEIGLVDRMADALAGEITRRQELLRAAGNLVGVTEYAAARRAGADLPPLPALFVVVDEFSELLAQRPELIDLLVTIGRLGRSLGLHLLLASQRLDEGRLRGLESHLSYRIALRTFSAAESRAVLGVPDAHQLPSAPGSAFLATGTGELVRFRSAYVSGPDTAPRSAGPAPQRPRAHPFQVAPVRVPDAPPPDEDTADGPSVFDTVIAAMAGTGPPAHQVWLPPLGDPPPIDDVLALAGGPLQVAVGLVDRPYQQRRDPLVVDLAGGSGHLAVVGAPRSGKSSALATTVLGLALTSTPDELGVHVLDFGGGALAALAGLPHVGTVADRQQPDLVRRVVAEFAAVLARREQLFREHGIGSVEEFRARRATGAFPDEPATDVLLVIDGYLVLRGEFDDLESRLPPLAAQGLSYGLHIALSATRWSELRPALKDLVGGRIELRLGEAAESEVDRRRAAGVPARPGHGLAADGAPAVVAAPHRSAADLPSLVAEIAGGWPGHGFAPVRLLPERIDLDRLPPGAAGIPLGVDEERLARVVLDPAADPHLLCFADAESGKTTLLRLIAHGVVTAFPPEEARIVLVDHRRTLLGAVPDSHLISYSSTPDATATAAREVAGSLRRRLPGPDVTPRELRERSWWSGPEVYVLVDDYDLVAPGGAAANPLLPLVEFLAQAKDVGLHLVVARRSGGAARALYDPVLGRLRELTAPGLVMNGSSDEGALIGTAKPASEPPGRGVLVDRRRNPRRVQLAWLPPDEDA
- the rplM gene encoding 50S ribosomal protein L13, producing MPTYSPKPGEITRAWHVIDATDVVLGRLATHAATLLRGKHKPTYAPHMDTGDFVVIVNAEKIAVSGTKRDNKFVYRHSGFPGGLKQRSVGEMIEKHPDRLVEKAIKGMLPKNRLGRAMAKKLKVYAGPEHPHAAQKPAAFEITQVAQ
- a CDS encoding FAD-dependent monooxygenase translates to MGEITGDVVVVGAGPAGLVLARLLHRAGIPVTVFERRSRAELTARPGAGLIEYRTVELLRAVGIADVDLEFTMRNGRMEFRTPTASTVFDYGRLTGDRPNYIYPQHLLVGALCDVLVADGVDVRFDTAVAAVRQDADGTAVTLTDDTQITARAVVGCEGSYSVVASAMTGLRTNEVNLPARIVAVIADAPPLEAHTIYGLHPRGFAGQMRRGPDQTRYYVEVPGTDSLADWPEDRVREELGRRLDISGKLDAVSFGEPTLVDLRVRVREPMQDGRLFLTGDAAHLITAAAGKGMNLAIQDAVELAAGLVDRFGPAGDGRRLAAYSETRLPAIWRTEAFSLWYLRVLLAGLPDGTEPAGTVPGGFTNGAREGWLAALLGDPLLARWFAHAYAGVDTSP
- a CDS encoding WXG100 family type VII secretion target, translating into MSEIKVTFGALEAAQADVSAVAGRMTSGLEDLKRFLAPMVATWEGQAATEYQAKQRQWDTAAANLTTVLGQIGVALGTANQSYRQVEQANASRWQ